The Branchiostoma lanceolatum isolate klBraLanc5 chromosome 5, klBraLanc5.hap2, whole genome shotgun sequence region CAACAACATGACATAGAGAATACTTACTATTGCTAGAAAAATGAATGACTTCAAGTATGATGCAAAATTATTTtgctttgaaatatttgaaataattccTCCAGCAAATGCAACAACATGACATAGAGAATGCTTGTATTTAAATTTCCAAAAGGGTATGTTGCTTTTGATTTTATGTAATAACAATATGATTACTGACTTTCTCTCTTATCAATTTTTTCCTTTGTAGGGCAAAAAGGTGCACAGGTTCTCTGCTGCAAAACCTGCAAGACCTCCAAAAGTAAGTAATTATTCAATAGTATAGTTGGagaaatatttcatactttATCATATAGAAAGACAGGTTAAAAATTGATCGTAAATCATACTTAGACAAAGAATTGtggtcattttttgttttgtctgtcaTCTAAATCTGCAAGACCTCCAAAAGTAAGTAATTATTcaattgtaacgttgggtaacctaaattcgtggggtacttaaagtcgggatttttcgaaaacggggtatttagggatatgtgctacatgcaaaatcagttataacgccagcaatgcaaagcagatagactaacgtattcagaacactggctgaaaagcttcgataaccatgcattagaagttggcgacgtcaaaaactctccgtcccttattgacagagtctgggggcttcgtgggagaatcacccagcacggttgttcgctggtttataagacaaatgtcacatctcctgcctgctaaacacaattatttataagacaacttattacaatctcttttgctaacctgcaactggattctaagtgtgatcaatcatcaaaactcctctctgttgctacaacctacggcacgtgtattttcccgccgccatattgttaaccagaatcctgttgtcaagcagacgacaaaggtttgtgaggaacacttttttgtctaaatgctgcgtgtgatagtggactgaggaagatattttcctcaaagtttgctcctaacacaacaaggaacacatggacatagtagtattaccattgctacggcatccagctaacttcccatgaataatgtaacgttacacgttgcccgatgatgacgatgggccgactttgagtgaagttctaccgactcaacacacgggttgttcccgaactggcctgatgtgtgcggtacggccgtttcttcgtgtattttttttacttggacacgtctatatccatagcactctcctcaagccaaggatagaacgaatagctgctgtataaaatgtgattagcggtaagatattcaagacgaatcttctctcccgaattaatgtgcccccctgtccgacagcaccacaattgtgcgtgcggcgcacggtagtttcaagttgaaatattatggtgtcagcacgactagagacaaaatctaccatatgtatgattagtgcaaagatagtacatgatactgacagaataatagaaaaaaaggatggtttattgttctgctagattgatttcagtcaaccattatcggaaaaatcccgaatttaggttacccaacgttatagttggagaaatatttcatactttATCATATAGAAAGACAGGTTAAAAATTGATTGTAAATCATACTCAGACAAAGAATTGTGGCCAATTTCTGTTTTGTCTGTCATCTTAATCCAAATTAAGGCATGTTTATTATGTGTATGATATTCAAATCCTTATCATTGAGAAATGTTTGTATGCTGTATGAATATGGAATACTTGTATTATATGAATATAAAATATTCATTGAATGAATCATCAGTGCTCTAGTAATCAAAATAAGTTATGCTAATTTGTATATTCAATTGCATATTATATAAAGCAAGGAATTTGCAGAAGCTCTAGATATTCAACGGAGGAAAAAGTTATCTGAACTTTTGTTTTCGTAACAGCTGTTGTATAAACCATCCATGAAATTTGCTAAGCCTTCAATCTTCAGTTTAGTTGCACATCTCTGTAATAAGAAATTCATATGATGAAAAAGAATGCTGTTAAGTCATTTTTGACAATAGACAAAagacatatttgtggtgtcatgaatttgcaacaGAGAGGTTACTGcacaaataaaaccaccacaaacatttcgaAATTTACCGTATGCCGTATCCTACATTATACTATTGTCATAGTGTACTGTAACTGTGCTTTATTTCTACAGGAGGCTACAAGAACAAGCCAAAGACAATCAAAAGCAAGAGAACGAGATTCTCAGGTAAGAACAGCCAGTCTCTACTGACTTCtgtcctgcccttggtgctgaagataTATCAACTCAAATAGAATGCCAACTTCTCATGAATAACGTTTCAACTTGTacccttggtactgaagagaTATCTACTCACTGGCAGATGGAATGTCCATTTCTAATGAGATGAAATGAGCTGACGTTTCatctaataatgataatagagcGTAAATGTGACATCAATCCTATGGTAAAATGGTAAATGTGACATCAATCCTATGCTTAGCTATCCACCATGCTTTTAGGGTTGCATGTTTTGTGGTGATCTTTTTATCGTAAACTTATCCCTAATCACAGCTACTACCACCCCcggaaaacatttcttttgtcGTCCATTGTTTACCTACTTGTTTGAACCATCAAGGATACCACAAACTCTAACATACTCAACAGTATGATGTAAACCTTCAACATGTACTTGTGATCTTTGACAGTGAAAATCAGGCAAGTTATTGTGCTAATTCACACTGATAGCCACATTTGCTACCATTTCCTGCATATCATAATATGTAAATGTTTCTATGGATTTCGTTTGCAGCAAATTCGCCAGAGGTCTCCAGATGGCCAACACGTAAGTTTACAAATAACAGTCATAAAATCACAGCATTTAATCTAGAAGTAGAACAAGAGCTCTGATCATTGTGAAATTATGCAAACTTGACTGCCAATAAACATTGATTTGAATTAGTGGATCTAGGATTGTGAACATCAAGAGAATGCTAAATGTTATGCACATTACTGATTTTGAATGGCTTCTTTAAAGACAAACTACCTAAGCTCTAAAGTCACACTGATTTTAGAGTTAAACAAGTTGTCAATACCATTTTAAGGTAAAGGGAGTGAAATATCAAGAAACACTTTTGACATTAGGTTCAACGAACCTGGACACAAGGTTCAAATCACCTGTCTTATGATGCTTAACATTGTTTCTTAATATCTTTCCTTAGCATGATCCGGCGCCTAGAAGAAAATGGAGAGAGGTATGTCCAAGTCGTCCAGTAATAAATTCTGGGGATCAGGATAATTCGGCCTTTACCAACTCgtcctagtcaactcggccaaACATACTTATAGGATTAGGGTTCAGAATTAGGATTAAGTTCTAAGGGTTAGGGCCAGCCCAGGTACTGGAGCCGAGTTGGTCTAATTAGTCATGGGCGTAGTCAGTAGTCATGATTtaatttgcaagttcttgcccgagggctaattgcaacatgaaacaatgcgtagcaagggtatactgtacagatagtgcgagttaacaatgttgactagtagaacacatggctattctaaaagtCAATTTCTGTcactttacatgtatttttattgaATTCACTGCCAATATCGAATATTTTGCAATAGACACATTTTGTTATGGATTGTGAAAATGCAATCAAGAAATTCATGATAAGGtttaattttgttatttttatcaAAAGAGTTTATACAAAAAATAATAAGTGATCTtaatttgttctttttgtttacTCTGACAGGGAGAGAACTGCATCAGCGGCAAAGATCGAGGAGCTGGAGAAGTCTCTGGTAGAGTTAAAAGAGGAAATACGACACCGGTGAGTTGAGTTCAcatcactcactgactcactcactcactcaccaacCCACTCACACATTTACTCACACCTTTTtcttattcactcactcattcacaacAAACACTCTGACACAGTCACACCTCAGTgatacacactcacactcaaTCACACAATCACTGACTCACACTTAGTCATTCCTTTACTCAAtccctcactcattcactcagacacacgcacactcactgACAGTCACTCACTAATACACTCACACTCAATCacacactcactgactcacattcattcatttactcaaTCCCTTACTcattcacatacacacacactcactgacAGTCACACTCACTAATAcactcactcaatcacacactcactgactcacttattcattcatttactcaatccctcactcattcactcacatacacacacactcactgacACAGTCACACTCAGTAATACACTCACACTCAATCacacactcactgactcacaTCACTACCTCATTCATAATTTAAATTTACTctaatcactcactcactcatcacacactcaatcaatcactcaCAAATCCACACACTATTCACTTACTCACTTATTTTATAGACTCCTTTGATCCTTGACTTGGGAATGACAGACAAGTATTATAATAAAGCTACTGATATCTATTTTTCATCCAATACCATATCAGAATAAGATGTAGCTGAATAGACCGTGTTGCAATCCTCAACAGAGACTTATTTATATTTCATTGTAACAATTGATTTCTTGTTGTCTATcttgtgtaacacaccagggtCTCCCAGAAGGATGAGTTCATCCAGCAGCTCCAGGCTCATGTGGCCGTCCTGGAGTCAGACAAGGAAGGGTGAGTTATCTTTGTTTCAAAACTTCAGCAAAATGCTTATATTTTGGTGTAATACGTGTATTTTGATTTATAGGATATGGTGAGAACCTTGGCTTCATTAACTTGAAAGGTCCAAGCCCTCGGGTAAGAGTATCTGTGTCACAGTACATTTACAGATTTGCTGTGGGTTTTTTGTAATGATAAATCCAACTCATTAAACTCTCACTTCTCTTACCCAGGGAAAGAACTGAGGCAGCCTCAAAGATCAGAGAACTGGAGAAACGACTTGTGGATCAGGCTGCAAACACACGACAGCGGTGAGTTGGGTTCAGAAATTAGACTTACGCATTCACTCACACAATCACTCACACAATCGCTCACACATTCATTCAATCACTCACACAATCACTCACACTATCACTCACAAACTCACATaatcattcactcattcactcacacaatAACTCACACATTTACTCACAcaatcactcattcactcaaaCTATTActcacacactgacacacccaCCTTATTGTCCCTAATGTTCTCAGACTTGGGATTGTCAGATGAGTTGTGATAATCATCAAACCCTCCCTTTGACAAGGTTAGGAATAAGATACTGATATCTAATGATAATAGAATATTATATCATTTTTCTAAgtactagctacatgtataatgagaGTCCACTGTTGAAATCCAATTACGAAAGAGAGACTTTCtgaatttcatattttcagGATTGATGttattttgtccattctgtTCACCACAACAGAGTTTCCTTGAAAGACGAGGAAATTAAGCAGCTAAAGGCTCATGTGGAGGTTCTTGAGTCAGAAAGGAAGGGGTGAGTTATCTGCATTTCAAACCTTCAACGAAACTATATATATCATTTTGGTAAGAAAAAGTATAGCTAGAATTCTAAAtctgtgcccctccccctttgatTCTACCCAATAACAATTGTTATTGAAGGGTGTCTTAAAATCTGTGTACGATTGAAGCAATGACCATCTTGAAACAGCATAATGTTTGAATGATAACTAATAGGTTTGATAGTCATTTTTTCCATTGGTCTATACGATTACTATCGGctatttttatcttttaaagGTATCATGAGGTCAGACTGCAAGAGCACACTCAAACCCAGCAAGTGAAGAATGTCCTGATCAACCCACGGCCCATACTACAGGACATACAGAAGGTATGTGACATCcacacatttgattttgattacGGCTTTGTTATTTCAAAGTGGTGAGAACCAAGCATTTTGTTACACAATGAATCAAATAAATGTAATGTTACTGTCATACACCAGTTTTGTCTAACAGACAAGGTACATTTTCAGTCATCATGTTATTGTATTGTTAGATTTTGGCAACTATCTAAGATCTATACTATTGTGTTTAATGATACCAATCACTATAAATGGAAAAGCTAGAGAATTTGGAGACTAAAAGGTCTTCCCAAAGTTTCGTTCTGACACTATTTTACCATTATACTTAGAATTGTCTCTTCTCAATCAGTTGACCAATACTTTGAATTTGAACAATGTGCTGCTTGTTGTTTCCAATAAaatgcatgatattccaatgtgCATTAAGGAATAATCAAATATTCTATGTCCTTTTTTTTAAGATGAGAAAAGAGAATGAGCTGAAAGCTGCACATCAGCAGGAAATGCTCAGAAAGATGCGAGAACAGGTGAGGATCGGAAACTGAATTTGTTTATCCAAATCATTCCGTTTCATCATTGTTTATCACTGCTAATGATATGATGCTGCATAATACAATAATGTTATTGTTATATTATATCCTGGTTAGTGAAGTATCTTCCATTTGAAGTCTTATTAAATTAAGTAAATACCGTCAGACACTCTTTAAATGCATCATCAACAGATCAATTAAACATGGAGAAATATTTATTACATTGTTAGATGGAGGCTAACAAGGGGATTGTCAAGAAGCTCAACCACGTGAGTTTTGCAaattctgaaatgttttgatgaatacAAATGTTGAATTTGCCactttgattttgcaaatatgtCATAATAAGTTATCATCTCAATTTGTGCTATCGAGAAACAGGGGAAATAAGACAATGACACAGATCCGTTTTTATACTCTATTTATAGTAAATTATACTATGTTTATTTTAGTTCAGGTTTTATACTGTAATATATTCATATTAGATGCAAAACCTATATCGGTGCTATggagaaacagaagaagaagacaaagaagtcttctttttttcatatatacTTAATATATTATATCTGTTTCAGGTTCTGTGTTGTAATATATTGACATTACATGCAAATACCATGCCTGCCAAGATGCACTGTTCCATACAATTAATATTTCCCTTTTACCATGGCATCATTACAGGAGCTTACTGAGATTGGGGCACATGATCAAGTAAGTCACAAGTTTATGTACCCtatagtacaaactacaggttTTACTTTCATGCTACTGCTCTTTTAAGTGTCCTTTTGTAAACAAGCGATCGAAGTATTTTGAAGCACTTCTTTTAATTCAGTCTTTGTTAAGCAATTACAATAACAAAGCAATAGATAACAAGAAAATTGTTTATGGAGAACTCAAGTATGTTGTCACTATGTTCAGTAAATCTTACGTAAATATTAATTCCATCACTGATGAAAAGTGTCAGGTGGACACTTGAAACGTCTTATAATTTCGTACTGTAATCCAGTGAAATAGATTGCATTAGAATTATATTATTGATCAACAACAAATTCTTCACAGACAATCAAATTCACATTTGCATGTTACTGACATtttcctgtccatggtgctgattgttATGCTGTAATCGCTTCTTTAGGGTAAAGTGAAGAAAGACATGACAGGGACGTCAGATAAGAAAGAGCCTGCGGCTTCTGAGGCGCCCAGGCTACTCATCAACAGCCTCCCTCTACAAGATGACGAGCAGAACAAGGAAGCAGATGAGAAGGAAGCTGTGGCTTTCGAGGTGCCCACGCTACTCATCAACGCCGTCCCTCTGCAAGATGAGGAGCAGCACAATGAAGCAGATGAGAAGGAAGCTGTGGCTTTCGAGGTGCCCACGCTACTCATCAACGGCGTCCCTCTGCAAGATGAGGAGCAGCAAAAGGAAGCAGATGAGAAGGAAGCTGTGGCTTTCGAGGTGGCCACGCTACTCATCAACGGCGTCCCACTGCAAGATGAGGAGCAGCACAAGGAAGCAGATGAGAAGGAAGCTGTGGCTTTCGAGGTGCCCACGCTACTCATCAACGGCGTCCCTCTGCAAGATTACGAGCAGCACAAAGAAGCAGATGAGAAGGAAGCTGTGGCTTTCGAGGTGCCCACGCTACTCATCAACGGCGTCCCTCTGCaagatgacgagcagcacaaggaAGCAGATGAGAAGGAAGCTGTGGCTTTCGAGGTGCCCACGCTACTCATCAACGGCGTCCCTCTGCAAGATTACGAGCAGCACAAGGAAGCAAATGAGAAGGAAGCTGTGGCTTTCGAGGTGCCCGCACTACTCATCAACGGCGTCCCACTGCAAGATGACGAGCACCACGAGGAAGCAAATGAGAAGGAAGCTGTGGCTTTCGAGGTGCCAACGCTACTCATCAACAACTTCCCACTGCAAGATGAGGAGCAGCACAAGGAAGCAGATGAGAAGGAAGCTGTGGCTTTCGAGGTGCTCACGCTACTCATCAACAACCTCCCTCTGCAAGATGAGGAGCAGCACAAGGAAGCAAATGAGAAGGAAGCTGTGGCTTTCGAGGTGCCAACGCTACTCATCAACGGCGTCCCTCTGCAAGATTACGAGCAGCACAAGGAATCAAATGAGAAGGAAGCTGTGGCTTTCGAGGTGCCCACGCTACTCATCAACGGCGTCCCTCTGCAAGATGAGGAGCAGCACAAGGAAGCAAGTGAGAAGGAAGCTGTGGCTTTCGAGGTGCCCACGCTACTCATCAACGGCGTCCCTCTGCAAGATGAGGAGCAGCACAAGGAAGCAAATGAGAAGGAAGATGTGGCTTTCGAGGTGCCCACGCTACTCATCAACGGCGTCCCTCTGCAAGATGAGGAGCAACACAATGAAGCAGATGAGAAGGAAGCTGTAGCTTTCGAGGTGCCCACGCCACTCATCAACGGCGTCCCTCTGCAAGATTACGAGCAGCACAAGGAAGCAGATGAGAAGGAAGCTGTGGCTTTCGAGGTGCCCACGCTACTCATCAACGCCGTCCCTCTGCAAGATGAGGAGCAGCACAAGGAAGCAGATGAGAAGGAAGCTGTGGCTTTCGAGGTGCCCACGCTATTCATCAACGGCGTCCCTCTGCAAGATGAGGAGCAGCACAATGAAGCAGATGAGAAGGAAGATGTGGCTTTCGAGGTGCCCACGCTACTCATCAACGGCGTCCCTCTGCAAGATGAGGAGCAGCACAATGAAGCAGATGAGAAGGAAGCTGTGGCTTTCGAGGTGCCCACGCTACTCATCAACGGCGTCCCACTGCAAGATGAGGAGCAGCACAAGGAAGCAGATGAGAAGGAAGCTGTGGCTTTCGAGGT contains the following coding sequences:
- the LOC136435606 gene encoding uncharacterized protein; this translates as MRKENELKAAHQQEMLRKMREQMEANKGIVKKLNHELTEIGAHDQGKVKKDMTGTSDKKEPAASEAPRLLINSLPLQDDEQNKEADEKEAVAFEVPTLLINAVPLQDEEQHNEADEKEAVAFEVPTLLINGVPLQDEEQQKEADEKEAVAFEVATLLINGVPLQDEEQHKEADEKEAVAFEVPTLLINGVPLQDYEQHKEADEKEAVAFEVPTLLINGVPLQDDEQHKEADEKEAVAFEVPTLLINGVPLQDYEQHKEANEKEAVAFEVPALLINGVPLQDDEHHEEANEKEAVAFEVPTLLINNFPLQDEEQHKEADEKEAVAFEVLTLLINNLPLQDEEQHKEANEKEAVAFEVPTLLINGVPLQDYEQHKESNEKEAVAFEVPTLLINGVPLQDEEQHKEASEKEAVAFEVPTLLINGVPLQDEEQHKEANEKEDVAFEVPTLLINGVPLQDEEQHNEADEKEAVAFEVPTPLINGVPLQDYEQHKEADEKEAVAFEVPTLLINAVPLQDEEQHKEADEKEAVAFEVPTLFINGVPLQDEEQHNEADEKEDVAFEVPTLLINGVPLQDEEQHNEADEKEAVAFEVPTLLINGVPLQDEEQHKEADEKEAVAFEVPTLLINGIPLQDDDQHEPSAVAVPKVFLNDLRLQGDLHIQHVQTEMEAATVAIPKTDKPLKDNENIPQYIPDEYPPRNGANEGETFGKEPAIQQGSVNRNLPSGDANVTETSGNPELELEGLAVQSVSRNLGEREHRVLDALDEAIPYSLVQQYLLSRRLAAYAHQARLMLLPDSVVQQYLLSQRIAAYAQQVRLMHAMNRGQTNAPPDNPSSARKPASSPAQACSGDDKLNHSELMQRPSVRLRASSDSLSTPEVGGGDIKPECTGATSCGWKLEKPHLARGDEPRGLELLLESSSTPEHAHAAQEKVLQRCQLTDMFGTASTNNMATASCHGKSHKFPGTGREDTVRDDPASFPTGAAEVQD